ATGAATCTGTGAACCACAAACAACACCAAGTTTCTACAACCGTCagttaaaacagttttaattacGCCACCACATTTGAAAGGAGTGCCACATACATTAATATCACTTGAGAGTAATTAATGACTATTTGCAACAGCTTTCTCCCAAACAGCTTAATTGTGTAACATGCTGGTTATGCTTccgtccctcccagtatatccagAGCCaaggtttttttacatttgtgcTTTTTTGACAAGTTATGACAATGTTTataaaaaaacatacaaaagacTTAAGTTATGCTAAACCCTGTTACCAAACCATTCTCCCTCTCATTAGAAAGGTTGTCCATTTTCTTAcgtcttttctccttctcagctTTAGCTGTGCAAGGATTTTCCAGATTTGGGATTCTCTGCTGTACTAAAAAGTAGGTACTATCATTACTCATGATACAGGTTAAGTCTACACAGTATTCCCCACCAGCCAGTactgtacagaaaaaagaaaaaaaaacaaagaaaaaaaaaaaagacacattcgTCACAGGATTCTCTTGTTCAGCAAGAATCATAAATACAGTTGATTGTATACACCACGACTGAGCTTGTAACACAGTTCTGAAGTCTGCAGATGTTTACACTCTGGAAATTATAAAATGCAGGcctggaagggaccttcagaaGTCACCTGGCCTTTCCAAAACAGGATCACATGCAATACACAGAATTACCAAATTAAAAAAGGTGTTACAAAACAGAAACCTATACAACATATAATACAAGATATATTGGGCATTGAAAAAGCTTAGTTCTGAATGACTTTAGCTTTACAGTATGCTGGTTAATGCTTTATAAGTTCTATTTCGTACATGTGCATGAACACATATACCCACACACTTACCCTCTCCCAAGTACTGGGTTCACAATAGTAAGAAGTCCCCAGCTGCTTGTGACAGAGCAATGTGCAGCGTTTGCTTTCCACCCTACTGTACCCTGCTCAGAAATCTGTCTCTGCTAGAGCTACTTCCCCCATAGGTGGAAGAGAAGCTCCACAAATGAGcatcttccttcctccccatctgAAGAAAGCTCTGACAAAGATTATAGACCATAATTAAATCTGCTGTAAGCTGCTGCAGGCCCACGACCGACAGAGACACGGCTCTGCCTCACTGGAATACTTATTTGGAATCGCTGGCTCCAGAAACACAAGCTAGAAGCCAGCCAGATTACTCCCCGAGACGGGTGTCTGTATGAAGTTTGCATACGTAAATTGCTCACAGaactgcttttctatttttacctGTTATCCCTAGTGAGTCTCAAAGCATCCCCAAGTTTACTAAACTCTGGAGTACCTACAGTGTACTTCAGAAACTTTTGGAGGTTTTCAACCCCTTATGCTAAGATTTCCATCCAAAGCACAGCTGATAATTAAaacactgcagttttaaaaaggtAGACATAAAGAACAGTGCATGTTTCTACTCAAACGTTAGTTTCTGAATGAGCATCCCTCAAATACCATGTAAAAATGTATGTAGTTTAACATTTGAAGGTTTATTGGTTCTCTCTGTGACAATGTATATTAAATTATCTGTGGCTCCATCACAAGTCCTGCAGTGGCCACAAAAACACCAGTAAGTGTTACATTAGCCACTGTTATACACACCAGCTCCATGCTTTAGAGGAGGTCTCTGTCCAACAGCACCAATCggtggaaaataaattttaattttattttccccttaatTCAAATAGCTAATAGTCAACAATAGTCCAGTAACAGGAATGAGAAGAGATTCTTAGGCAGCAGGTGACTGCGATAGTCTCAGGGAAGTTCCTTCCTTGGGACTGACTTTGGTGGAAGAAAAAGTATTCTTTGGAAGGTTGGTTTTTTCTAGTTCCATTTAAGGCAATTTTGTCAGAGGTGAAAGCAAAATAACTTGCAGGTCCCTCTAATGGGTTGTTTAaaatctctcctcttcctttctacACTTGAAACACTACATCTTTATTCATAAGCAAATGTTTGAATAAAATAAGGATGACTCAATTAgttgggaggggaaggagcaagTAAACCACCCAAACAGAATCGACACAAGAATAGGTAAATAATACTTTAGGTAAAAGCTGTTTGCTTAAAGATGCCAATGTTTTTATCAATTTATAGCCAGGGCTAGTAAGAAATACTCTGGAGaaataaggtgggttttttcagtctCCTATAATCACACCAAATTTACATCAGAGGTGCTCCTCTGTTGTTTTGACAGTTGATTGTACTTGGATTTAATCTTTCAATTTAAGTATGGTGCTCTCTCTGGGGAGGAGTAGTAATAGGTAGGCTTGATGTTTCCCAGGACTTCATCTTCCCAGTTGGGGAGGCAGCAGAAGAAGAAAGCACAACCTATTACAACAACAGTGCTGGCCCAACCAAAGCCATAGGCCCAGCTGAACATGTTATCTCCTGTCAGAGgaatttcttctgtgaatttcaCTGGGTAGATGACCAAGCCTATGATCTGGAATGCAgctagagagagaaagaaagaaaagcaggagtaAATGACAATGAATGATATTACACTTCCCACTAAAAAAAGGTACCTGGAGCTAACTGCATATCCTTTTAAGATACGTAAGGATTAGCTTCAGTCCTACAATCAAGTCTGCATTCTTGCAGAGGTACGTGACTCTTGGCCAAGGCAGATCCCCACGCCTATCTGGCTGCAGCAGCTACAGCTGACATCGCCAGGTTGCTTAAGGCACTCACCTGCATGCCGCGACCAGACCTGTCCTGCAGCCAGGCACCGTGATCCCCGCAGAGCCAGTTACCTCCCGCTTGTAGCCCCATCGCTCCTCCTCCCCTTGGGAGGGTGGGAAGCACCCGGGGCTCTCAGCTTAGCAAGTCTCAGCAAGTGACAGGGTCAAAGACAGTGGCAGGGTCAAAGGTGTTGGCTGCCCCTGTACACTGCTTTTGGGAAAGTGCTAACTGACACAGGCCACTGGAGCTTCCCTAACCATTATCCTCTCAGAGTAGAACTCAACCTTCCCTTGTTCCCCATGCAAATGAGTCATAAACCAGACAAAGACAGCTTATTTCATAAGAGAGGCTCCATCTAGCATGTTTTTCTGCTGATGCCCATTTTACATCTAAAATAAGCTTGTCCTTGTTCCCAGCCTTACCAACAACAAAGAGCAAGCCTCCAATTCCTCGCACAAAGTTGAAGCGGAGTATCTCAATCGAGAACGCAATGACTGCAAGGGCGAAACAGATGACCAGGATCACAAAGCCAACGAGGTAcgtggcagctgctgctctcccccatccttgaagagaaaacagaaagatgttaCACACAGCAGTACACTGAACTGTAGGTCACTGCAGGTCTTTGGTTTCCTTTAATCATGTTTTGTTGAAATCCTTTACTGTAAGAAGCATGCTCTATGTCAAAGCAATACTGGATGCCTCCAAAGcacacagctgcagagcagagaggcacCATCGTTGGTGGAGCAGCACCGAACCCCCTGCCCGCTAACTTGTCCTGCTGAAAAGAGGGATACAGCGCAGCATGGTAATGGAGATAACACCTCCAAACTCTGTATCTGCAAGAGACCCACAGACGTCTGAGCAGATAGGGCACACAACCACTGAGAAGGTACTTTATCGTTACCGTTCCTGTTTGACATGCAAGTTTACAAAACCACTTCCATGCATGGGGAAGCATGAGAGCAGACAAGAGGGCACCACCACAGAAGATAACTGCTGGGAAATAATAGTGCTGTCAGCATATAGCTCCTTTCCTGTTTGTTATGACAAGAATAATGCATGTGGACCAAAATTAGCATGGCCAAAAAGAAATAGATTTGGAATAGCTGAAGTGAGAGATGACAAAGAGAAAGCTCTTAAAGATAAATATctattcacagctgaaaaaatTTAGGAAGAGCTAAAATGCAGCAGGTGGAGGAGAAACAGCAGAATGAGGTGAAGTGGAAGAGTCCTCTTTGAATCATTACTTTGACATTTGATGGGACGGGGTAGGGCAGATTCTTAGGATCAAGCAACTGCAGGCTGGAGAGCCTCAGGCACAAAGCAAGTGGCCTTatcccagcagagcagcaccagcacccagaACTCACCCACCACAGGCCAGGGTCGGGGCAACACAGGTAAGAAAACCTCccagaaaaaaagccagcaatTCCTCTTTTGCAGTAACATGGGCTTGTGAAAAGGCCCTCATTACAGCCAGACCCTGTCCTCTTTAGAAACCAAGCAGGAGTTCAGGTGAGCCCAAGGCAAACACCAACAAGCAAAGGTGTTCCTGCCCTGGAGGCAGGATACCTGCCCTCATGGGCTAAACCATACCAGCTAGTGCTTTGTTTTCCAGTCAGCTCTCATCACAGCTCACTTTCCACGTCTGCGTAATGTGGGTTTCTACTTTCACACATTCAGATAGAGGTAGGGCCAGATCCCGAGCCTCCTCCAACATAGGAATAAAAAGAGTGGCGAGATCTAGGtcagaacattttcaaaaaaaaaataaaaaaaaaaatctctttcgtCAGAGCTGTCTGTTCCAACACAGCTGAAGTGACTCTGGAGACACCCTGCTTTCACCATAGCCTCCGTTCTTTCTGTGCAAAAACTAAGTGGAAAAAGATGGTGAGACAGAAATCCTTTTCCTAAAGAGTTAAAATCCTCCACCTTAACTCATACTCTACTAGTTGCATAAATGGGGAAAAACTAGTAATTTGAGACAGAGAATGCAGTAAGACTATCTCAGACACCTCTACTATGTACATCAATTTACTCTCTGTAAGCAAAGCATTGTTTTACAGCTATTTTCCTTAGATCAGTCTGAACTGGTTTCTTTCCCCCCTATTCCAATAGCAAAAGTGAAATACAGCAGCCATCCATCAACCAGATCTCGGCCCCAAACCCCCAACCACCACTGCTGCCACCTGAAGACAGTCATGCTGGCATAGAAAGGCTAAGGAAAAGGGTTTTCTTTCCCCTCGCCCTTCTTGGAGCTACTCAAGACAGCAAAAACTTTTCAAACTAGTTCTCCTTCAGGCAGCCGTGCGTGTTTCATACCCCTTCACTGAGTGCTgcagggtgaggagggagggaggacaccTGATGAGCGTCTGGAGATTAAAGCTGCATCAGTGGTCCAATAAAACCTTTTCATACAAAATATTCTCTGACTCACCTAATGCAGGTACTGCACATTATCTCCACAATAGGATTTATTTAGGGATAACTAATATAAAGGGATATTTAACCATTACACACAGCCAGCCCAGGAAAAATGATGCAGGCTAAGTGACCTAGGAATGCTATTTATCCATATTTGccctattaagaaaaaaaagcacaacaacaAGAAGGAACACTTAGTTATCAAAGTACATTCCCTTTCAGATGCATTACATATGCTAGCACAGTGTAGGAAGCCAAGTCTGGCATCTGTCTGATAAAATTTAGGTTGCAAACTCAAATACACCTGCAGGTTAGACACCTTGAGGTTTGGTGCAACACAAACATGATTGGAGGAGATACGAGCCAGAAAGCCCCCAGTGCTCTCTCTGCTATTTCCATATCCTCTGTGCTTACTTTACAAGTGTAACAAGCTTTTGGATACAGGTCAGCCCCGCTCACAGCGATTTATTTTCTCATCTCTGGTGATATGAAAGTGACAACAGATGTAGCTGTAGGAGATGTCTTGTCAGGAAGATTAATATCAACCCCAGCTTTGTTTCAGATCTTCAGAAACAGGGCAGTAGTAGACACCGCCATTATGAAATTAAGTGGGGTTTGTGTTCATGTGTGACAGAGCTCGGTGCTGGATtatcttctccagcagcagttaTCAGTGGGTTGATGCTGATAAGACTGAATCATAGGTGCTGGCTGGCGCTGGATGGCTCTACTCTGGGCTGGACTAGACAGCAGCCATCGAATGGCCAGCCTGCCACATGAGAACCAGTGGGAGTCACGGGAAGAGCAGCAAAAAGCTCCGGACTGGTATATACACACAATGTAAGCGAAATCTCAAAAAATTAACTGGAAGTCTTTTAATAAGTGACTGATGGAagaggctggggtgggaggctgcACCCTTACCGAGGACAGGGTGCAGCCCTGGCACGCTCCTTTCCCACACAAACTGTTGCTACCCCCACCAACGGGAAGAGCTTTCagcagaggggctgctgcagggctctgACTGAAATTGGTGTTTCTCCATGCGGGATCCCCCTCACCCCCATCGCTATCAAGTCAGGCtttcccagctccttctcctcccagagACTCCTGAGAGCTGACTGAGCTCCTGCAGGCACCCAGCTCTCCTGTCTCCGTCTGCGAGATCCTCCGCCTACAGCTCCGGCTGCCGGGAGGGGAGAGGTGCAGGTTTACGCTCTCACTGTTTGCTGCCTTAAGAGCTGGAGAGACCTACTCGTGCTTAGAGAAAGACAGATCATCCCCAGTTTCTAGCTGGTTTGTGCTCAGAAGTACCTTGTAATCATGAGACGTTTAGCCAGAATTTAAGTTTtccataaaaatagaaaattctcaGGTCCCTTCATTTGGTAGAGAGAGTATTTCTTACTCAAAATAGGCATAAATACGATGTCTGTTTATTAAATCAAACAATAACGCCACAGTAATTTGGGGCTGCATAAATAGGAGAGCAGAAGAATAGAAGAGCAGAACAGTAGGAGGTATTAACGTTCCCCAGGTCAGCTTTGCCTCAAAGCAGAGTTGAGTTCTTTGCATCTAATCAGCAGAAAAGTATTTATCAATTAGGTGGTgttgaaagaatattaaaaaaactgttCAGGGGCTGAAGGTCTATAATTATTAGGAAGGATTAAGAGTTTTATTATATATGTTGATTAATGATGACTGTGGAAAGTAACTAGGCTGCAAATGTTATCATGCAAATAACTAGGAGGGGTTGGAATTATTTAATGATGAGTATCAGTAAtatgatgaaattaaaaaaaaagaagcaacagagCCTTAGTGTTAGCTgtatttcctaattttatttgGCTGTGCCTCAGCCTTAACAGGGAAGAGATGGAAGCTCTACAGCATGGGACAGTTAAATATAGATTTCCctttagaaattaataaaaggaCTGGGAAAATAGTCTAGCAGGAAGATGAACTGCTACAGGATCTGAAGTAACAAGCCTTTCTCATCTTTGTTCACTTCTTTACAAAAGCAGAAGCTAGTTTGTTAGCTTGTGAATAACTGGAATCTTAGGGTAGAAGTTTTTACCATGATATGCAtagatgaaacacatttttacactgtagcaataatatttttacactgtagtgataatatttttctgtatagaAATCACAGTAGCTATTCCTGTTTGGCCTTGAGAGCTCATAACATAGAATGCCcaaaaaatatgcttttgttgaaaaaagaaaaggagtagCAGACTGTGAGCAAGAGAGCACTGTCAGTAATATGTTCTTGCTCACGTAACATGCAAAATTCCATGGCAGCACAACTGGTGAAGGAAAGCTATGTGCATACCCACCATGAGCACAGGACAGCCCAGAATCAAAGGTTTGCCAGGAGAGCTGATTGGGAATTAATACTGGGAATCAcagctctgttttggttttaggaGTGCAGGAAACGTGATTGCTATACTACCAAACTATTAAATAAAAGCCCACTAGTACAAACTTGGCTTCAGACACTTGGCTTTGCTGGGAGCTCAGGAGAGGCACAATCCTATACACTTCCAACTTCTAACGCCTGCGGGTTGCTAGCAGTGGGAGTGTGCCTGCCTGCGGGCCAGCAAAGCCCACTGGCAGGGACGCCAGCCTCACCTGCTCGCTGGGATCTTTTACTGGGAAGTTTCAGTAAATGTCTCCAGAGTGTTGAGCAATGGAAGCACACCTCTTCCATTAGCATTTTCCGAATGCCTGCACTTGACTGACACTAAGTCAGTTTGTCTTGAATACATCCTGGCATTGTAAATCAGACAGAAGCATGCCTGAAAAGAGGCGTACTGAAAAGATAAGTGTACCTGTAACATTCCTCCTTTATTTACCTGGCCCATCAGTGAAGTCGACACATGCTCTCAGCTTCACCAATAATGTGTGGTGTCAAAGTCCTTGCCTCTAGGGACACAGGTACAGTGGCACAGCCACGGTGAAACATGATTCACAAAGACTGGGCTCCTACTTCTGggttccaccttttttttttttgggggcaCTTACTAAGGATCCGGATGAATGCTTCCCTTTGTCTACGCCGGCTGTTGTGTACTTAATGAATACCAACTGGCTGTTAGAAATATAAGAAAGGGTTAACCTCCATGGGATCACCTTtaccacacacatacacacccatCTTTTACAGTGATAATTCAAAGCAAAGTCACTAGGAGCAGCCATTCAGAACCGGGAGGACACAGCCACCCACAAATATTGGTCCCAAACTTATAGCCTCACCACTGTAAAGACAACCACCTTCTCCAAGTAACCACACTGCAAACAATCCTTGTCAAATCTGATGGCTTACTGATATGTTTTAAACACACCGTCAACAGTTTAATCCTGCAATGGTCCGGACTAAGTCATCTTGAGTCATATTATAGTGCAGTACAGCAGCTCTGCGTTGCAACATTTTGATAATACGCAGATGCTGCCAGCCAGGTACTTCCTAGACGCAAACCAGTAGAGAGCTCTAAAGAAaatccttccccacctccctacCAAATGACAACCTACTCTTCTTTTTCCCATTCCACTCCTTCCCTCTCATGTGGCATTTGCAAATGTGCCTTAAGAAGCAATGCAGTTTAGGAGACATTCCTATTTGCAAATCTTTGTTTGTCTGTTCctgcccctttcctccccccattTAAAACAAGTGACTcgcctgctttttctcttccttttctcggTACGCATGCCACAGCTCAATTAAGAAACTGTCTAATGGAGCTTTCTGTTAATGGGGATCCACTCTGAAGTTTTCGCTTCATCAGGAGAGGCACAGGATGGTTAGTGCATAGTAGTTATTGTATGCAAAACACAAGTTATGCACCTCAattaattaacttttattttcctgcagcagTGCTGTAAATGCCTGCgaggcattttttcctttgtaaatgcCCTCACCTATTTTGAGCCTAATTACATTAgcatagaaaaaaggaaacaaaataaatcaaacctgAACTCATATGTTACATCCTGCCTCTAGATGTAAATAGTATTTGAGTAGACAGTGGCATTGATGTCATGAAAATTAGAGAAGAGGCAAAGTCAAGTTAGTGTAAATAAGCCAAGGATTTAAATAAATTTTGGGTCAAATAAGCTGAGGCTTAAATAAGTGAAGTCAAGGATACTATGCCTCTTTGACAGCTTATTAActagaaaaaacagcagaaagttGCTTTTGTCCCACAATGCTCCAAGCTGACGCAAAGCACACACCCATCACTACTCAGGGGCGTGAGAAGCAGTGTCACTACAGGAGAAAGCGAATTTCAGCAGCTCTACTGTATTAGCACTTCTTCCCTGTGCAATGCaaacttcagcagctctgcactagcttttcttctctgtctaaTGGGGGAGGCAGATATTGTTGTCACACTAGCCAGGTTTCTTCCACCTACAGTAAGACCTGCAGTCATCACTGGGCTGAGAAATGAAGCCACTGCTCTTGCAATATATTCAAGATTTAGCTTACACATGAGTGTTGCAATGGAAAGTTTCTGGAAGTCAGTCCACTGTGCTCGGGCTGCGAGGGATCTGCGCGGGGCAGCAGTCCCGGCTGAAACACGCCCTTCCAGCTTCCCAGTCCCCAAAGTACCCGCGTCCAGGATCTTAAGGCGGGTCTGCTTATTTGTCCAGAAGTGTTTTGTTTGAGGGAAAAGCAGATGTAATCAGACCTACGTGTTCTAGCAAAAACCAAAAagtcccccaaaaccccagaaacTGGGAGTGTGCGGTAAGAATATTATGCTGACGATGCCAGATATAAAAGCAGCTCAGCAAGTTAAAACAAAGGCACAATTATCCACTGATTTAGGCTCTAGTGCAATAGAGAGGTATATTcaggaaacagcattttttctgtctgcaaactCACATCAGGCCATTTAAAGCTGCAGGTCAGGAGACATCTGAATATCCAAGTGCCCTTGGCCAGGCAGAGTTAAATTAAGCTACTCTCTCCTTCcagagggcagggggaaggcagtTTTGCTGTCATCCAGGTGTGGCTCTGCACAGGACACCCTGTGTGAAGGTTTCCACGCTCACCGTCTGACCAGTGAGGCCACCGGCATGGGGAGGGGGAGCTGGCCAGTGCCAGGCAAGGCTGCCGGGACCACAGCCTGCAGATCACTGAGAGAAAGCAAACTGGAGGGCCGAAGGGATTTGTGGCCAGTTGGCTCTCATACTTTGGTTgtaaaataactttctgaaaaaaaaaacccaaaacaccaccactCTGGCTTCTCAGTGTTGTACCGATAGAAAAGATTGCTCTGAAGCCGTCCGGACCTGTACTTCCTTGCTGGTTTAAGCCCTGAAACAGCATTATTACTGGTTCTGCAAGGGAAACCCCATCCCAGAAAGCAGCTGCTCCGCAACAGAGATGGGGAGACGGTTGGTGGCATCGGCACCCTCCGCGCCCACCGCCTTCCAGGCACTGCCCGCGGGTGCAGCTGGTGGCAGGGGCCAGGGTCCctcggaggggagggagggcaggagggtcccacggaggggagggagggcaggagggtcCCCGCTTACCGTAGTCCATGAGGGATTCGCAGTTCCAGTTGAGGTCCTGCTGGCCCCGCCTGCAGCTCTCCCACAGCGACGCTTGCTGCACGTAGGGCTCGGACTCCGActccagccagccccggcccgccAGGGCGATGATGCCCATGATGATGGCCAGgcccagcagcaggggcaggagccaCCTGCACCTCCAGCAGGCGAGGCCGCACACCACCATcctgcccggccggcggggcaCGCAGCGAGCCCGAGCGTCGCGGGTGGGGTCTGGCGGGGACGCTCCGCCGGGACGGAAGACTGCGTGCGTGTCGGTCCGAGCGGGATTTTAAGGCgccgggggaggagggagtcCCACCCACATTCCTCTGACTAAGCCTGGCGGCGGCCGCAACCGGTGGGGCCGgcggagaggagggagaggagggagaggagaggaggaagcgcggggctgggcgggccgggccccgctccgctccgctcctggctctgccccggcgCCCTGCCGGCCCCGCGAACCCCGTCCCTTCGCTCGTCCTCCCCGGCCTCAGCCTGGCGCTTAACCCCCTGCTGGCTGCCGCCCTCCCGCGCCCGGACCTGCTTCCCCGTCGTGGCCCCGCCACCGCGAAACGTAACCACGGCAAAAGCTTCGGGTTCTGGCTAGGTGTCGCAAGCCCTGCCCGCCTCCCGGGTGTGGAagctcatcttcctcctctctgttcaCTAGGGAGACAGGCCAGCGTTACCCAACATCGATAATACTCATGATGTTAGCCACTTCAGGTACCAAAAGCTTGTCATAAGTTGCTTGGCCGTTGAAATGGTCAACTTCTTGCCCAGTTTTTGGACAATTTTAATGcaaatgagaagaagaaagaaaggtatTTGAGCATGGGAATGTGACATTATCAACAAGGAAGCCGTCACTTGTCTGACATCAGGCTCAGCATTAAACAAATGTACGTTTCCTAGTGGCCATCCAACAAGTGCTTGATGGCAACTGTGCTCTGGCTTTCAACCAGGCTGTGCTGGACACAGTCCAGGAGTGGTACTCAGGACCCATACGCCCTGATCTTTCCCCATCCCATGTCTGGAAATGCACCCCCAAGATGACCAAAAGGAAGGCTTCCCCATCACATGAACACCCAAAATTTTGGTCATGGGAGAAACACTTCTCCACAATAAGATCTACACACATCCCATCACGTCATCCCAGCACCATTG
The Mycteria americana isolate JAX WOST 10 ecotype Jacksonville Zoo and Gardens chromosome 3, USCA_MyAme_1.0, whole genome shotgun sequence genome window above contains:
- the LOC142408387 gene encoding p53 apoptosis effector related to PMP-22-like; this encodes MVVCGLACWRCRWLLPLLLGLAIIMGIIALAGRGWLESESEPYVQQASLWESCRRGQQDLNWNCESLMDYGWGRAAAATYLVGFVILVICFALAVIAFSIEILRFNFVRGIGGLLFVVAAFQIIGLVIYPVKFTEEIPLTGDNMFSWAYGFGWASTVVVIGCAFFFCCLPNWEDEVLGNIKPTYYYSSPERAPYLN